A genome region from Tolypothrix sp. PCC 7712 includes the following:
- a CDS encoding bifunctional metallophosphatase/5'-nucleotidase — protein MRLIPKGCSIVFQLLAMVALATPALAEIVNINLLQLNDIYEITPVEGGTRGGLARVATLRQQLYNANPRTYTVLAGDAFSPSALGTAKINGVPLAGQQMVAVMNAVGFDYATFGNHEFDLPEQLFYQRLQESRFRWVSSNVSDSKGQPFKSVPRAIVLNVKGDRGAVVRVGLIGLTLNSNPAKYVSYTDPIATAKQQVKELKGKADIIVAITHLPYSSDIQLAEAVPEIDIILGGHEHENIQAWRGRDLTPIFKADANARTVYVHQLTYDTVKKSLAVNSRLVPITEKIPDEPKTAKVVREWLEKGYQAFRANGFNPDEQIAKLSFALDGLESSIRNKSTQLTDLIAAAMLKELPDADLAVFNGGSIRIDDVIPPGPITQYDVIRILPFGGKVVAIEINGALLKKVLDQGQLNKGTGGYLQIAKVTQEANSGNWLINNQPLDVKRTYKVATTEFLISGKEIGLDFLNLQQPGIKLIAQKRDIRFAVIDQMKSHVYAK, from the coding sequence ATGAGACTAATCCCGAAGGGATGCAGCATTGTTTTCCAGCTATTGGCAATGGTAGCTTTAGCTACTCCAGCATTAGCAGAAATTGTGAATATTAACCTGCTGCAACTAAATGACATCTATGAAATCACTCCAGTAGAAGGGGGAACTCGTGGCGGGTTGGCGCGTGTGGCGACACTACGTCAACAACTTTACAACGCCAACCCTCGTACATACACGGTGTTAGCAGGAGATGCATTTAGCCCTTCGGCTTTAGGAACAGCGAAAATTAATGGTGTACCGCTAGCCGGTCAGCAAATGGTAGCGGTGATGAATGCTGTCGGCTTTGACTATGCGACTTTTGGTAATCATGAATTTGACTTACCAGAACAGCTTTTCTATCAAAGACTGCAAGAATCTCGCTTTCGCTGGGTATCGAGTAATGTATCAGATAGCAAAGGACAGCCTTTCAAAAGTGTACCTCGTGCCATCGTCTTGAATGTGAAAGGCGATCGCGGTGCTGTAGTCAGGGTAGGTTTAATTGGTCTTACCTTGAATAGTAATCCGGCTAAGTACGTTAGTTACACAGATCCCATTGCAACAGCTAAACAGCAAGTCAAGGAACTGAAAGGGAAAGCGGATATTATAGTTGCCATTACCCATTTGCCCTATAGCAGCGATATCCAACTAGCCGAAGCTGTACCAGAAATTGATATTATTCTAGGTGGTCACGAGCATGAAAATATCCAGGCATGGCGGGGTCGAGATTTAACACCGATTTTTAAAGCTGATGCTAATGCTCGTACCGTTTACGTTCACCAATTGACTTACGATACTGTTAAAAAAAGTTTGGCTGTTAACTCCCGGCTAGTACCCATTACCGAAAAAATTCCTGATGAACCAAAAACAGCAAAGGTAGTCAGAGAATGGCTAGAAAAAGGTTATCAAGCATTCCGCGCCAATGGTTTTAATCCAGATGAGCAAATTGCAAAACTTTCATTTGCTTTAGATGGTTTAGAATCTAGCATCCGCAATAAATCCACTCAGTTAACAGATTTAATTGCGGCGGCGATGTTGAAAGAATTACCCGATGCCGATTTAGCTGTATTTAATGGTGGTTCAATTCGGATTGATGATGTGATTCCACCAGGCCCAATTACTCAATATGATGTGATTCGCATACTACCTTTTGGCGGTAAAGTTGTGGCGATAGAGATAAATGGAGCGCTGTTAAAAAAGGTATTGGATCAAGGACAACTTAATAAAGGTACTGGTGGCTATTTGCAAATAGCCAAAGTTACTCAAGAAGCCAATTCAGGAAATTGGTTAATTAATAATCAACCACTTGATGTTAAAAGAACTTATAAAGTTGCTACTACTGAGTTTTTAATTAGTGGTAAAGAAATAGGATTAGATTTTTTAAATTTGCAACAGCCAGGTATTAAGTTAATTGCCCAAAAGCGAGATATTCGTTTTGCTGTAATTGACCAAATGAAGAGTCATGTATATGCTAAATAG
- the treZ gene encoding malto-oligosyltrehalose trehalohydrolase — translation MRTGANYLGNGECEFTVWSPTLNSVALQILSPQEQIIPLKPHIEAGYWQIKINDVYPDTLYRYVLDGENAFADPASHYQPEGVHGPSQVIDPQFNWTDDNWTGVPLEAMIFYELHVGTFTPEGTFKAIIPRLAELREVGINAIELMPIAQFPGDTHIQPDLAYRNWGYDGVYPFAVQNSYGTPADLKELVNACHQHGIAVVLDVVYNHFGPEGNYMGQFAPYFTKTYKTPWGNAMNFDDAHSQGVRHYFIQNALYWLGEFHIDALRLDAIQAIYDLGAKHFLWELAEAVHHFCQNANCKRYLIAESDLNNPQIIRPPELGGYGLDAQWSDDFHHALHALLTGDRQGYYQDYGECAQLAKAYQDTFVYDWLYAPHRKRFHGIPCRDRPPFQFSVCIQNHDQIGNQMKGDRLWNRISFEGLKLAAGAVLLSPYLPLLFMGEEYGETAPFMYFVSHSDPDLIQAVRAGRKQEFAAFHYDEDPPDPESAETFLNCKLNWQLRNEGKHKVLLDWHRELINWRKTHPALLKKDRNCIEATSNEEKQLVIVRRWSEANQVIFAMNFNQSPITLTLPIESTAHKKLDSADTLWSGPGSPAPNNLAVGQELQLQPHSLVLYELES, via the coding sequence GTGAGGACTGGTGCTAACTACTTGGGTAACGGAGAGTGTGAGTTTACAGTTTGGTCGCCTACACTAAATAGCGTGGCGCTGCAAATTTTATCACCACAAGAACAAATAATTCCGCTCAAACCTCATATAGAAGCGGGATACTGGCAAATCAAAATAAATGATGTCTATCCTGATACGCTTTATCGCTATGTTTTGGATGGCGAAAATGCTTTTGCCGATCCTGCATCACACTATCAACCCGAAGGAGTTCACGGCCCCTCGCAGGTAATCGATCCGCAGTTTAATTGGACAGATGACAACTGGACTGGTGTGCCTTTAGAAGCGATGATTTTCTATGAACTTCACGTAGGCACATTTACACCGGAAGGTACTTTTAAAGCGATTATTCCCCGGTTGGCGGAACTTAGAGAAGTGGGAATTAACGCTATTGAACTTATGCCTATTGCCCAGTTCCCCGGCGATACCCATATTCAACCGGATTTAGCATACCGGAACTGGGGTTATGATGGCGTTTACCCTTTTGCTGTGCAAAATTCCTACGGTACACCAGCCGATTTAAAGGAACTGGTGAATGCTTGTCATCAACATGGGATTGCGGTAGTGCTGGATGTGGTTTATAACCACTTTGGCCCAGAAGGTAACTATATGGGTCAATTTGCGCCTTATTTTACTAAAACCTATAAAACCCCTTGGGGCAATGCAATGAATTTCGATGATGCCCACAGTCAAGGTGTGCGTCACTATTTCATCCAAAATGCGCTGTATTGGTTGGGAGAATTTCATATTGATGCTTTGCGGCTGGATGCAATTCAGGCGATTTACGATTTAGGCGCAAAACATTTTCTGTGGGAATTAGCGGAAGCAGTACATCACTTTTGCCAGAATGCTAATTGCAAACGCTATTTAATTGCCGAAAGTGACTTAAATAATCCCCAAATCATCCGCCCACCAGAATTGGGTGGTTATGGGCTGGATGCACAGTGGAGTGATGACTTTCACCACGCATTACACGCATTGTTAACAGGCGATCGCCAAGGATATTATCAAGATTATGGTGAATGCGCTCAACTAGCCAAAGCTTACCAAGATACCTTCGTCTACGATTGGCTATACGCGCCCCATCGTAAACGATTTCATGGTATTCCCTGCCGCGATCGCCCGCCATTTCAATTTTCCGTTTGCATCCAAAATCACGACCAAATCGGCAATCAAATGAAGGGCGATCGCCTGTGGAATCGCATTTCTTTTGAAGGATTAAAATTAGCTGCTGGTGCTGTGCTGCTATCGCCTTACTTACCTTTATTATTCATGGGTGAAGAATACGGCGAAACTGCACCTTTCATGTATTTTGTGAGTCACTCCGACCCTGATTTAATTCAAGCAGTCAGGGCAGGGCGTAAACAAGAATTTGCAGCGTTTCACTATGATGAAGATCCACCAGATCCAGAATCAGCAGAAACATTTTTGAATTGTAAACTCAACTGGCAATTACGTAACGAAGGTAAGCACAAGGTTTTATTAGATTGGCATCGTGAGTTAATTAATTGGCGCAAAACCCATCCCGCACTTTTGAAAAAAGACCGCAATTGCATCGAAGCAACTAGCAATGAAGAGAAACAATTAGTGATAGTGCGGCGTTGGAGTGAAGCCAATCAAGTAATATTTGCCATGAATTTTAATCAATCTCCCATAACATTAACTTTACCAATTGAAAGCACTGCTCATAAAAAATTAGACTCAGCCGATACATTATGGTCTGGCCCTGGTTCACCAGCACCGAATAATTTAGCTGTAGGACAAGAATTGCAACTGCAACCTCACAGTTTAGTGCTGTATGAATTAGAGTCTTAA
- a CDS encoding DUF4351 domain-containing protein, with the protein MEIVTSWQLEGKQEIIMRQLNRKVGAIALELQEKILQLPNTQLEDLGEALLDFTSQEDLVNWLQGLSE; encoded by the coding sequence ATGGAAATTGTTACTAGTTGGCAATTAGAAGGCAAACAGGAAATAATTATGCGCCAACTTAACCGGAAAGTAGGTGCGATCGCACTGGAATTGCAAGAAAAAATTCTCCAATTACCTAATACCCAATTAGAAGATTTAGGCGAAGCTTTGTTAGATTTTACTAGCCAAGAGGATTTAGTCAATTGGTTGCAGGGATTGTCAGAGTAA
- a CDS encoding SDR family oxidoreductase yields the protein MLFLDKVVWITGASSGIGEALAYQFANQGAKLIISSRKETELQRVKQQIKSECLIIPLDITNNIAVENAVNTAINHYGKVDILVNNAGISQRSLAVDTQEIVDRKIMEVNYFGTINITKKVLPYMIKQGGGQIAVTSSLVGKFGFPLRSAYAASKHALHGWFETLQIELKPENNIFITIVCPGRIKTNISSNALTADGSLHQQMDEGQAKGMTAEICAQKIIKSIYRQQQEVYIGGADILMVYFKRYLPSLFYWIAKRINPT from the coding sequence ATGCTTTTTTTAGATAAAGTTGTTTGGATTACTGGCGCATCTTCTGGGATTGGGGAAGCATTAGCTTACCAATTTGCTAATCAAGGTGCAAAGCTAATTATTTCCTCAAGAAAAGAAACGGAATTACAAAGAGTTAAACAGCAAATCAAGAGCGAATGTTTAATTATTCCCTTGGATATTACCAATAATATAGCCGTAGAAAATGCAGTTAATACAGCTATAAATCATTATGGCAAAGTAGATATATTAGTAAATAATGCAGGTATTAGCCAACGTTCTTTAGCTGTTGATACTCAGGAAATAGTTGACAGAAAAATTATGGAAGTCAACTATTTTGGCACGATTAATATAACTAAAAAAGTTCTGCCATATATGATTAAACAAGGTGGCGGACAAATTGCGGTGACTTCCAGCCTCGTAGGAAAATTTGGCTTTCCGCTACGTTCAGCCTATGCAGCCTCAAAACACGCGCTACATGGATGGTTTGAAACATTACAGATAGAATTAAAACCAGAAAATAATATTTTTATTACTATAGTTTGTCCTGGGCGAATTAAAACTAATATTTCATCAAATGCTTTAACTGCTGATGGCAGTTTACATCAGCAAATGGATGAAGGGCAAGCAAAAGGGATGACGGCTGAGATTTGCGCGCAAAAAATTATCAAAAGTATTTATCGCCAGCAGCAAGAAGTTTATATTGGCGGTGCTGATATTTTGATGGTGTATTTTAAAAGATATTTACCATCATTATTTTATTGGATAGCAAAGCGAATTAACCCCACTTGA
- a CDS encoding DUF4351 domain-containing protein, which translates to MIDHDRLFKELISTFFLEFLELFFPQVMAYLEPESLKFLDKEVFTDVTAGEQYEADLVAQIRFREQETFFLVHIENQSYPQADFGRRMFRYFARLFEKHALPVYPIVIFSYDTPRTPQTNIYRVEFPDKTVLEFNYGVVQLNQLNWRDFLQQENPVASALMAKMNIAPSERPRVKSECLRLLATLRLDPARMKMISGFVDTYLKLNAAEQEIFKTEIAKFEPVKQEVVMEIVTSWQLEGKQEIIIRQLNRKVGAITPKLQEKILELPNTQLEDLGEALLDFNSQEDLVNWLQAV; encoded by the coding sequence ATGATTGATCACGACCGTTTATTTAAAGAACTAATTTCTACATTCTTTCTCGAATTTTTAGAATTATTCTTTCCCCAGGTAATGGCTTATCTAGAACCTGAATCATTAAAATTTCTAGACAAAGAAGTATTTACCGATGTTACTGCTGGCGAACAATACGAAGCCGATTTAGTAGCACAAATCAGATTCCGAGAACAAGAGACATTTTTTCTCGTCCATATCGAAAACCAATCCTACCCCCAAGCTGATTTTGGGCGGAGAATGTTTCGATATTTTGCGCGCTTATTTGAAAAGCACGCATTACCTGTATATCCCATCGTTATATTTTCTTACGACACCCCACGCACACCCCAAACGAATATTTACCGTGTCGAGTTTCCCGACAAAACAGTTTTAGAATTTAACTATGGGGTAGTTCAACTCAATCAATTAAACTGGCGTGACTTTTTACAACAAGAAAACCCCGTAGCCAGCGCCCTCATGGCTAAAATGAATATAGCACCCTCAGAACGTCCCCGAGTCAAGTCTGAATGCTTGCGTTTGTTAGCAACTTTACGACTTGATCCAGCCAGAATGAAAATGATTTCTGGCTTTGTTGATACTTATCTCAAGTTAAACGCAGCAGAACAAGAGATTTTTAAAACTGAGATTGCTAAATTTGAACCAGTCAAACAAGAGGTAGTTATGGAAATTGTTACTAGTTGGCAATTAGAAGGCAAACAGGAAATAATTATACGTCAACTAAACCGGAAAGTTGGTGCGATCACACCGAAATTACAAGAAAAGATTCTCGAATTACCTAATACCCAATTAGAAGATTTAGGCGAAGCGTTGTTAGATTTTAATAGTCAAGAAGATTTAGTAAATTGGTTGCAGGCAGTGTGA
- a CDS encoding glycoside hydrolase family 10 protein, with translation MFRLLFRKKLRSCYLIAIFITTLLLTVTPAVYSAETFPPIQSQALPPQPTREFRGAWIATVANIDWPSRPGLTSSQQQAELTAMLDRAASLKLNAVILQVRPAADALYASAYEPWSEFLTGEMGKAPSPNYDPLAFAVNEAHKRGIELHAWFNPYRARHGQSKSAVAANHVSKAHPDWVKKYGRYLWLDPGEPEVQDYTVNVVMDVVKRYDIDGVHLDDYFYPYPEQDSRRRTIDFPDAPSWQKYQQTGGKLSRDDWRRDNINKLVQHLYQAIKQEKPWVKFGISPFGIWRPGYPAQTKSANGGGPFDAYNQIYADSRQWLINGWLDYFSPQLYWKIDKAQQSYPMLLDWWIQQNQLGRHIWPGNYTSRVGDRSSAAWPANEIISQIKSTRNSAGSTGNIHYSMKPIMQNRDRISNLLEKEAYSTPALIPASPWLDKTQPAQPILNVERDATGKINKLTWQSPAPEKAWLWVMQTKTGNQWNTTILPGSQTSYLFNSANSPTKIDSVAISAVNRYGTQGQPAIGG, from the coding sequence ATGTTTCGCTTGTTATTCCGTAAAAAACTACGTTCCTGCTATTTAATAGCAATTTTTATTACTACATTACTACTGACAGTTACGCCCGCAGTCTATTCCGCAGAAACCTTTCCCCCAATACAATCTCAGGCTCTCCCTCCTCAACCGACACGAGAGTTTCGGGGTGCATGGATTGCGACAGTCGCTAATATTGATTGGCCTTCCAGACCAGGATTAACATCATCACAGCAGCAAGCAGAACTTACTGCTATGCTCGATCGCGCTGCTTCTTTAAAATTGAATGCGGTAATTTTGCAGGTACGCCCGGCTGCTGATGCTTTGTATGCTTCTGCTTATGAACCTTGGTCGGAATTTTTGACCGGAGAAATGGGTAAAGCACCATCACCCAATTACGACCCCCTAGCTTTTGCCGTTAATGAAGCACACAAGCGCGGCATAGAATTACACGCTTGGTTTAATCCCTACCGCGCCCGTCACGGTCAATCAAAATCAGCAGTAGCGGCTAACCATGTTAGTAAAGCGCATCCCGATTGGGTGAAGAAGTATGGTAGATATCTTTGGTTAGATCCAGGTGAGCCAGAAGTTCAAGACTATACTGTCAATGTGGTGATGGATGTCGTCAAGCGCTACGACATAGACGGAGTCCATCTTGACGATTATTTTTATCCTTATCCCGAACAAGATAGTCGTAGACGGACAATAGATTTTCCTGATGCACCCAGTTGGCAGAAATACCAGCAAACTGGAGGGAAACTCAGCCGTGATGACTGGAGACGGGACAACATTAACAAATTGGTGCAGCATCTCTATCAAGCAATTAAACAAGAAAAACCTTGGGTGAAGTTTGGTATTAGTCCTTTTGGGATTTGGCGACCAGGTTACCCAGCGCAGACAAAGAGTGCTAATGGTGGCGGGCCTTTCGATGCGTACAATCAGATATATGCTGATTCTCGTCAATGGTTAATCAATGGCTGGTTAGATTACTTTTCGCCCCAGTTATATTGGAAAATTGACAAGGCGCAACAAAGTTATCCGATGTTGCTTGATTGGTGGATTCAGCAGAACCAACTAGGAAGACATATTTGGCCGGGTAATTATACTAGTCGTGTAGGCGATCGCAGTTCAGCTGCTTGGCCAGCTAATGAAATTATCTCTCAAATTAAGTCAACGCGTAATTCTGCAGGCTCAACAGGCAACATTCACTATAGTATGAAGCCGATCATGCAAAATCGCGATCGCATCTCCAATCTACTAGAAAAGGAAGCTTACTCAACACCTGCGCTGATTCCCGCTTCTCCTTGGTTAGATAAGACCCAACCTGCTCAACCTATACTCAACGTTGAGCGCGATGCAACAGGTAAAATCAATAAACTGACTTGGCAATCTCCAGCACCGGAAAAAGCTTGGTTGTGGGTAATGCAAACCAAAACTGGCAATCAGTGGAATACAACCATCCTTCCCGGCTCGCAAACTTCCTACTTATTCAACAGTGCTAATTCTCCCACCAAGATTGATAGCGTCGCCATTTCCGCAGTCAATCGCTACGGTACTCAGGGACAACCAGCTATTGGGGGTTAG
- a CDS encoding cyclic peptide export ABC transporter codes for MNLIYFLLRSSWGLVAIAIVTGFLSGGSSAGLIALISSAANPGTSSPLTVIAWGFVGLSIIALVTSIISQVMLVRLSQNAILQLRMGLSRQILGSELSHLEHLGNPRLLATLTEDVQAVANAVYIIPFLCIDISMVLGCLVYITWLSWIVLFSVIVLMLVGVGSCQWLLNKGEKLLALAREDQDVLFKHLGTITGGVKELKLNYQRRQIFLTKNLQTTADNFRNHNVQGLTLFATTTSWGKLLFFFAIGFLLFALPKLLTISPQTLSGFILTFTYLMLPMDNIINNLPQISKANVALQKIESLGLSLASRAEVSTTVPPKFKSTWQTLKLKGISHTYYTEQEDSSFILGPIDLKLSPQELVFIVGGNGSGKSTLAKLITGLYIPEKGEILLDGEPINEQNREWYRQHFSVVFSDFYLFDELLGIENPDLDIQATKYLKQLQLDHKVKVENGKLSTTSLSQGQRKRLALLTALLEDRPIYLFDEWAADQDPLFKEIFYTQLLAELRAKGKTVIAISHDDRYFHLADRVIKLDYGKIEYDHEYGK; via the coding sequence ATGAATCTGATTTATTTTCTTTTACGTTCTTCATGGGGACTTGTTGCGATCGCGATCGTTACTGGATTCCTGAGTGGTGGTAGTAGTGCGGGATTAATTGCCCTCATTAGTTCTGCTGCTAATCCCGGTACCTCGTCACCCCTAACAGTTATAGCTTGGGGCTTTGTTGGTTTGTCCATAATTGCATTAGTTACCAGTATCATTTCTCAGGTGATGTTGGTTCGCCTCTCACAAAATGCCATCTTGCAATTACGGATGGGTTTAAGCCGTCAAATACTGGGTTCGGAGTTAAGCCATTTAGAACATTTAGGCAATCCTCGACTATTAGCAACTCTCACAGAGGATGTACAAGCTGTAGCGAATGCGGTGTATATCATTCCTTTCCTCTGCATTGATATTTCAATGGTTTTGGGTTGTCTGGTATATATTACTTGGCTATCTTGGATTGTACTGTTCTCCGTTATTGTTTTGATGCTGGTAGGTGTAGGCAGCTGCCAATGGTTGTTGAATAAAGGCGAGAAATTGCTGGCGTTAGCACGTGAGGATCAAGATGTTTTATTTAAGCATTTAGGCACCATCACTGGGGGAGTTAAGGAACTTAAACTTAATTATCAACGCCGTCAAATATTTTTAACCAAAAACCTCCAAACCACAGCCGATAATTTCCGCAATCACAATGTCCAAGGACTTACCCTATTTGCTACCACTACAAGCTGGGGAAAGTTGCTGTTCTTTTTTGCGATCGGTTTTTTACTGTTTGCATTACCTAAACTACTAACTATTAGTCCACAAACTCTCTCTGGCTTCATCTTGACCTTTACTTATTTGATGTTGCCAATGGATAATATTATCAACAATCTGCCCCAAATCAGCAAAGCTAATGTCGCTTTGCAAAAGATAGAATCTCTGGGTTTATCTTTAGCTAGTCGTGCGGAAGTATCGACAACAGTACCGCCCAAGTTTAAATCTACTTGGCAGACTCTAAAACTGAAGGGAATTAGCCATACATATTACACCGAGCAAGAAGATAGTAGCTTTATTCTTGGCCCTATTGATTTAAAATTGTCTCCGCAAGAATTGGTATTTATTGTAGGCGGTAATGGTAGCGGTAAATCGACTCTGGCAAAGCTGATTACTGGACTCTACATCCCTGAAAAAGGAGAGATTTTATTAGATGGTGAGCCAATTAACGAACAAAATCGAGAATGGTATCGCCAGCATTTTTCTGTAGTGTTTTCTGATTTCTATTTATTTGATGAACTTTTAGGCATAGAAAATCCTGATTTAGATATTCAAGCTACAAAATACTTGAAGCAACTGCAACTTGACCATAAAGTAAAAGTAGAAAATGGCAAACTTTCTACCACTTCTCTTTCTCAAGGACAGCGTAAAAGGTTAGCTTTACTCACAGCTTTATTAGAAGATAGACCAATTTATCTATTTGATGAATGGGCAGCAGACCAAGACCCATTATTCAAAGAAATATTTTACACTCAGCTATTAGCAGAATTGCGAGCTAAAGGTAAAACGGTGATTGCAATTAGCCACGACGATCGCTATTTCCATTTAGCGGATCGGGTCATCAAGTTAGACTACGGTAAAATTGAGTATGACCATGAATATGGTAAATAA
- a CDS encoding NB-ARC domain-containing protein, with protein sequence MSNSLRASTAGLTIVDKARQRLGWTKTSTARWWQDAHTSRATLRRFWQGDRIQREIFIAICEAVGITDWEAIADASGLELEVIADFSNPYIDWHDAPDVESFYGRNQELQQLEQWILAGCKVVTIVGIAGIGKTALALALADWMQSKFDCLIWRSLSTVPSLISLLDALVHNFEETVIHDIQQGTAQLLHHLHKRRCLLILDGLDGVLSPPEYTQFIQKISRDRHQSCILITSREQPSAIEINNQTVSCVSLKGLPKTEALELLQSRGFTTKQLGISALIQLYRGNPLALKLVTSLIESVFAGNITAFLSQNTLVIGDRLRFILKQQFQQLSELQQDILYWLAIWQEPVSFSRLQTHLLISIDPAMVLEAIMALERRSLLEKWVGMGEASFTLQPLVMKIVTDELVEQAAKEMQQVAQTLEIHHFKLLRTHWLLRPGSDDIVGDRILHQLRENLWRLYGATLPETLNQVLLLLKDKSPWAIGYIACNLTALLFKS encoded by the coding sequence ATGTCAAACTCACTGAGGGCATCGACAGCAGGATTAACAATTGTAGACAAGGCGCGCCAACGTCTAGGATGGACGAAAACCAGTACGGCGCGATGGTGGCAAGATGCCCATACTTCTAGAGCTACTTTACGTCGATTTTGGCAAGGCGATCGCATTCAACGCGAAATTTTCATTGCTATTTGCGAAGCTGTGGGGATTACCGATTGGGAAGCGATCGCAGATGCTTCTGGGCTAGAATTGGAAGTTATTGCAGACTTCTCTAATCCTTACATTGATTGGCATGATGCACCTGATGTAGAAAGCTTTTATGGACGCAATCAGGAATTGCAGCAGCTAGAACAATGGATTTTAGCTGGTTGTAAAGTAGTTACTATTGTTGGAATTGCGGGGATTGGTAAAACTGCTTTGGCGTTGGCTTTGGCGGATTGGATGCAGTCAAAATTTGATTGTTTAATTTGGCGATCGCTTTCTACTGTACCTTCCCTAATCTCTTTGCTGGATGCGCTGGTGCATAACTTTGAGGAAACTGTTATTCATGATATTCAGCAAGGAACAGCACAACTTTTACACCACTTGCACAAACGTCGCTGTCTGCTAATCCTCGATGGCTTAGATGGGGTTTTGTCGCCGCCAGAATATACTCAATTTATCCAAAAAATTAGCCGCGATCGCCATCAAAGTTGCATCCTGATTACCAGTCGCGAACAACCAAGCGCGATTGAAATCAACAATCAAACAGTTAGCTGTGTAAGCCTCAAGGGTTTACCAAAAACTGAGGCTTTAGAACTATTGCAATCTAGAGGCTTTACCACTAAACAACTGGGAATCTCAGCGTTAATTCAACTTTATCGCGGAAATCCTCTAGCGCTGAAACTTGTCACCTCATTAATTGAGTCTGTGTTTGCAGGGAATATTACGGCATTTTTGAGTCAGAATACCCTAGTAATTGGCGATCGCTTACGTTTTATCTTGAAACAACAATTCCAGCAATTATCGGAATTACAACAAGATATTCTCTATTGGCTAGCTATTTGGCAAGAACCTGTATCATTCTCGCGTTTACAAACTCATCTGCTGATATCCATCGATCCAGCGATGGTGTTAGAAGCAATTATGGCATTAGAAAGGCGATCGCTTTTAGAAAAATGGGTGGGTATGGGAGAAGCCTCATTTACCTTGCAACCCTTAGTAATGAAAATCGTCACCGATGAATTGGTAGAACAGGCTGCAAAAGAGATGCAACAGGTAGCGCAGACTCTTGAGATTCATCATTTTAAGCTTTTGCGAACCCATTGGTTACTGCGTCCTGGTAGTGATGATATTGTAGGCGATCGCATTTTGCATCAACTGCGAGAAAATCTTTGGCGGTTGTATGGTGCGACTCTACCAGAAACCCTAAATCAGGTACTATTGCTGTTGAAGGATAAATCTCCTTGGGCGATTGGTTACATTGCTTGTAATCTCACCGCATTGCTATTCAAAAGTTGA